The following are encoded in a window of Apis mellifera strain DH4 linkage group LG10, Amel_HAv3.1, whole genome shotgun sequence genomic DNA:
- the LOC100577493 gene encoding transmembrane and TPR repeat-containing protein 4 isoform X2, producing the protein MLLKTKLPDSKEKRTAFYATALFAVHPVHTEAVSGIVGRAELLCAVFMWISIICYYYSIYARRLLYRWLSMFTCIIFIAIAMLCKETGITAVGICCVYDIIIVNKIFPYNIISFIVSKPSYEQVKTFIKQKQKLLIRLFILFTSGLILIILRFSIMGFKAPIFQPVDNPASFMPNIFLRMLNYSYIYCLNIWLLICPEWLCFDWSMGCVPLINSNDKRIIFVLLFWLILSAMFIYSFNSYQDKFLRCLIMGLTMLVIPFLPASNIFFNVGFVLAERTLYIPSAGYCLLLIIGLQKLCNHIPMQYLLLAYITLISLFFVKSWIRSDQWRTETTLFQSALNVCPLNAKVHYNIAKNAADAGNSTLAQYEYQEALRLNPTYAQAMNNLGNLLKDQEKYLEAEILFKRAIELQEDFSTAWMNLGIVLSALKRYEESEESYLTALTHRNKYPDCLYNLGVLYLEQKDYDKALKAWDSAIKQRKTHRRAWTNMILLLDDLGMREDALKIANQALQYLPNDASIYFNIANILGKVGNFVEAEIYFKNAISRNPKDAMFYTNLGVLYHRWNKFDEAENMYKRALEIKPKLNSANENLRKLYSLKSSIK; encoded by the exons atgttattaaaaacaaaattaccag actcaaaagaaaaaagaactgcATTTTATGCTACTGCATTGTTTGCTGTTCATCCAGTGCACACAGAAGCT gTTTCAGGTATTGTAGGCCGGGCAGAATTATTATGTGCTGTATTTATGTGGATATccattatatgttattattattcaatctatgcaagaagattattatatagatggCTCAGTATGTTTACTTGTAtcatatttattgcaattgcAATGTTGTGCAAAGAAACAGGAATTACTGCAgtg ggaATTTGTTgtgtatatgatattataatagtgaacaaaatatttccatataatataatttcattcatagTATCAAAACCTTCTTATGAGCaagtaaaaacttttattaaacaaaagcaGAAATTGCTAATTAgactttttatactttttacatCTGGTTTAATACTTATAATCTTAAGATTCAGTATAATGGGATTTAAAGCTCCAATTTTTCAACCTGTAGATAATCCAGCATCATTTATGCCCAATATATTTCTacgaatgttaaattatagttatatttattgtttgaatATATGGTTATTAATATGTCCTGAATGGCTGTGTTTTGATTGGTCAATGGGCTGTGTacctttaattaattctaatgataaaagaataatttttgttcttttattctGGCTAATACTTAGtgcaatgtttatatatagttttaattcttatcaagacaaatttttaag ATGTTTAATTATGGGACTGACAATGCTTGTTATTCCATTTCTACCAgctagtaatattttttttaatgttggtTTCGTTTTAGCAGAAAGAACATTATACATTCCTTCTGCTGGTTATTGTCTCTTACTTATTATAGGATTACAAAAACTTTGCAATCATATTCCTATGCAATATTTACTATTAGcatatataactttaatttcattattttttgtgaaatCATGGATAAGAAGTGATCAATGGAGAACTGAAACCACATTATTTCAATCAGCATTGAATGTATGTCCATTAAATGCAAAAGTGcattataatattgcaaaaaatgcTGCTGATGCTGGAAACTCTACATTAGCACAATATGAATATCAGGAAGCTTTAAg attaaatccTACATATGCTCAAGCTATGAACAATCTTGGAAATTTACTTAaagatcaagaaaaatatctagAAGCAGAGATATTGTTTAAACGAGCTATTGAATTACA GGAAGATTTTTCCACTGCTTGGATGAACTTGGGCATTGTTTTGTCGGCATTAAAAAGATACGAGGAATCGGAAGAAAGTTATTTAACTGCTTTGACTCATAGAAACAAATATCCCGATTGTCTTTATAATTTGGGTGTGCTG tatttagAACAAAAAGATTATGATAAAGCATTAAAAGCTTGGGATTCTGCtattaaacaaagaaagaCACATAGAAGAGCATGGACCAATATGATATTACTTCTTGATGATTtag gTATGCGCGAAGATGCACTTAAAATAGCAAATCAAGCTTTACAATATTTACCAAATGAcgcatctatttattttaacattgcaaatatattagGAAAAGTGGGAAATTTTGTAGAggctgaaatatattttaaaaatgcaatatcAAGAAATCCTAAAGATGCAATGTTTTATACGAATCTAGGTGTATTGTATCACAGATggaataaatttgatgaagcagaaaatatgtacaaaagagcattagaaattaaaccaaaattaaatagtgcaaatgaaaatttgagaaaattatactCTCTGAAATCTtcaataaagtaa
- the LOC100577493 gene encoding transmembrane and TPR repeat-containing protein 4 isoform X1, whose protein sequence is MLLKTKLPEVSSLFSLIIIAVLSLCFINSYNGKFVFDDSEAIVHNEDIQTTPLIDIFKNDFWGTKLTHKQSHKSYRPLTILSFRLHFWLRESMIAQDFHIVNIILHAIVSMLLLPVFNILLDSKEKRTAFYATALFAVHPVHTEAVSGIVGRAELLCAVFMWISIICYYYSIYARRLLYRWLSMFTCIIFIAIAMLCKETGITAVGICCVYDIIIVNKIFPYNIISFIVSKPSYEQVKTFIKQKQKLLIRLFILFTSGLILIILRFSIMGFKAPIFQPVDNPASFMPNIFLRMLNYSYIYCLNIWLLICPEWLCFDWSMGCVPLINSNDKRIIFVLLFWLILSAMFIYSFNSYQDKFLRCLIMGLTMLVIPFLPASNIFFNVGFVLAERTLYIPSAGYCLLLIIGLQKLCNHIPMQYLLLAYITLISLFFVKSWIRSDQWRTETTLFQSALNVCPLNAKVHYNIAKNAADAGNSTLAQYEYQEALRLNPTYAQAMNNLGNLLKDQEKYLEAEILFKRAIELQEDFSTAWMNLGIVLSALKRYEESEESYLTALTHRNKYPDCLYNLGVLYLEQKDYDKALKAWDSAIKQRKTHRRAWTNMILLLDDLGMREDALKIANQALQYLPNDASIYFNIANILGKVGNFVEAEIYFKNAISRNPKDAMFYTNLGVLYHRWNKFDEAENMYKRALEIKPKLNSANENLRKLYSLKSSIK, encoded by the exons atgttattaaaaacaaaattaccag aagtttcatcattattttccttaattataattgctgTATTATCtctatgttttattaatagttacaatggtaaatttgtatttgatgATTCTGAAGCTATTGTACATAATGAAGATATACAAACTACTcctttaatagatatatttaaaaatgatttttgggGTACAAAACTGACCCATAAACAAAGTCATAAATCATATAGACCActtacaattttatcttttag ATTACATTTTTGGCTTCGTGAAAGTATGATAGCTCAAGATTttcatatagtaaatataatacttcATGCTATTGTTTCCATGTTATTGTTACcagtatttaatatacttttagactcaaaagaaaaaagaactgcATTTTATGCTACTGCATTGTTTGCTGTTCATCCAGTGCACACAGAAGCT gTTTCAGGTATTGTAGGCCGGGCAGAATTATTATGTGCTGTATTTATGTGGATATccattatatgttattattattcaatctatgcaagaagattattatatagatggCTCAGTATGTTTACTTGTAtcatatttattgcaattgcAATGTTGTGCAAAGAAACAGGAATTACTGCAgtg ggaATTTGTTgtgtatatgatattataatagtgaacaaaatatttccatataatataatttcattcatagTATCAAAACCTTCTTATGAGCaagtaaaaacttttattaaacaaaagcaGAAATTGCTAATTAgactttttatactttttacatCTGGTTTAATACTTATAATCTTAAGATTCAGTATAATGGGATTTAAAGCTCCAATTTTTCAACCTGTAGATAATCCAGCATCATTTATGCCCAATATATTTCTacgaatgttaaattatagttatatttattgtttgaatATATGGTTATTAATATGTCCTGAATGGCTGTGTTTTGATTGGTCAATGGGCTGTGTacctttaattaattctaatgataaaagaataatttttgttcttttattctGGCTAATACTTAGtgcaatgtttatatatagttttaattcttatcaagacaaatttttaag ATGTTTAATTATGGGACTGACAATGCTTGTTATTCCATTTCTACCAgctagtaatattttttttaatgttggtTTCGTTTTAGCAGAAAGAACATTATACATTCCTTCTGCTGGTTATTGTCTCTTACTTATTATAGGATTACAAAAACTTTGCAATCATATTCCTATGCAATATTTACTATTAGcatatataactttaatttcattattttttgtgaaatCATGGATAAGAAGTGATCAATGGAGAACTGAAACCACATTATTTCAATCAGCATTGAATGTATGTCCATTAAATGCAAAAGTGcattataatattgcaaaaaatgcTGCTGATGCTGGAAACTCTACATTAGCACAATATGAATATCAGGAAGCTTTAAg attaaatccTACATATGCTCAAGCTATGAACAATCTTGGAAATTTACTTAaagatcaagaaaaatatctagAAGCAGAGATATTGTTTAAACGAGCTATTGAATTACA GGAAGATTTTTCCACTGCTTGGATGAACTTGGGCATTGTTTTGTCGGCATTAAAAAGATACGAGGAATCGGAAGAAAGTTATTTAACTGCTTTGACTCATAGAAACAAATATCCCGATTGTCTTTATAATTTGGGTGTGCTG tatttagAACAAAAAGATTATGATAAAGCATTAAAAGCTTGGGATTCTGCtattaaacaaagaaagaCACATAGAAGAGCATGGACCAATATGATATTACTTCTTGATGATTtag gTATGCGCGAAGATGCACTTAAAATAGCAAATCAAGCTTTACAATATTTACCAAATGAcgcatctatttattttaacattgcaaatatattagGAAAAGTGGGAAATTTTGTAGAggctgaaatatattttaaaaatgcaatatcAAGAAATCCTAAAGATGCAATGTTTTATACGAATCTAGGTGTATTGTATCACAGATggaataaatttgatgaagcagaaaatatgtacaaaagagcattagaaattaaaccaaaattaaatagtgcaaatgaaaatttgagaaaattatactCTCTGAAATCTtcaataaagtaa